A genomic window from Prunus persica cultivar Lovell chromosome G2, Prunus_persica_NCBIv2, whole genome shotgun sequence includes:
- the LOC18784902 gene encoding 30S ribosomal protein 2, chloroplastic, which produces MATISSLLSPPNLLHHHTKPIKAAPKLSLQILKPTQFQGFQKLTSSYMILTPRHSQRVSAVAEEVAADPSSKAARRVYIGNIPRTVDNAELTKIVEEHGAVEKAEVMFDKYSGRSRRFAFVTAKTVEDANSIVEKLNGTEIGGREIKVNITEKPLLQADVSLLQAEESQFIDSPHKVYVGNLGKEVTTDTLKTLFSEKGKVLSAKVSRVPGTSKSSGFGFVSFSSEEDVEAAISSFNNTLFEGQRIRVNKA; this is translated from the exons atggctaCAATCTCATCCCTACTGTCACCACCCAATCTCCTTCACCatcacacaaaacccatcaaagcCGCACCAAAACTGTCTCTCCAAATCCTCAAACCGACCCAATTTCAGGGCTTTCAGAAACTCACTTCCTCTTATATGATTCTGACCCCCAGACATTCACAAAGAGTCTCTGCTGTTGCCGAAGAAGTCGCAGCCGACCCGTCTTCTAAAGCGGCCAGGAGAGTTTACATTGGCAACATTCCCAGGACTGTGGATAATGCTGAGCTTACCAAAATTGTTGAAGAACACGGAGCTGTAGAGAAGGCTGAG GTGATGTTTGATAAGTACTCTGGAAGAAGTCGCCGATTTGCATTTGTTACAGCAAAGACTGTTGAAGATGCGAATTCCATTGTTGAAAAACTGAATGGAACT GAGATTGGAGGACGTGAAATCAAAGTAAACATAACCGAGAAACCCCTGCTACAAGCGGACGTATCACTTCTTCAGGCAGAAGAGTCCCAATTCATTGATAGCCCCCATAAAGTGTATGTTGGAAATCTTGGAAAGGAAGTAACTACGGATACACTCAAAACCCTCTTCTCTGAGAAGGGAAAAGTTCTTAGCGCAAAGGTTTCCCGGGTTCCAGGGACTTCAAAATCTAgtggttttgggtttgtttctttctcctcGGAGGAGGATGTAGAAGCTGCCATCTCTTCTTTCAACAATACT TTGTTTGAAGGGCAACGAATTCGTGTAAACAAGGCATAG
- the LOC18787133 gene encoding 60S ribosomal protein L6-3 has translation MAPKQRTPKVTRNPDLIRGIGKYSRSKMYHKRGLWAIKAKNGGAFPRHDKKPAADVPAVKPPKFYPADDVKKPLVNKRKPKPTKLRNSITPGTVLILLAGRFKGKRVVFLKQLSSGLLLVTGPFKINGVPLRRVNQAYVIGTSTKVDISGVNVDKFDDKYFAKEVQKKKKKGEGEFFEAEKEEKTVLSQGKKDDQKAVDTPLIKSIEGVSDLKTYLAARFSLKQGMKPHELVF, from the exons ATGGCGCCGAAGCAGAGGACCCCAAAGGTGACCCGAAACCCAGATCTGATTAGAGGGATTGGGAAATACTCGAGGTCGAAGATGTACCACAAGCGAGGGCTTTGGGCTATCAAGGCCAAAAACGGCGGCGCTTTCCCTCGCCACGACAAGAAGCCCGCGGCTGACGTCCCTGCTGTGAAGCCGCCTAAGTTTTACCCCGCCGATGATGTCAAGAAGCCACTCGTCAACAAGCGCAAGCCCAAACCCACAAAGCTCAG AAATAGCATTACTCCTGGTACTGTGTTGATCCTTCTTGCTGGGAGGTTCAAGGGGAAGAGGGTTGTGTTTCTGAAGCAGCTCTCATCTGGCTTGCTTTTGGTCACTG GACCATTCAAGATTAACGGTGTTCCTCTTAGACGTGTGAACCAAGCTTACGTGATTGGAACCTCAACCAAGGTTGACATCTCTGGGGTTAACGTGGATAAGTTTGATGACAAGTACTTTGCAAAGGAAgtccagaagaagaaaaagaagggtgAAGGCGAGTTCTTTGAAGCAGAGAAAGAG GAGAAAACTGTACTTTCACAGGGGAAAAAAGATGACCAGAAGGCTGTTGATACACCATTGATTAAATCCATCGAGGGAGTTTCAGATTTGAAGACTTATTTGGCTGCAAGGTTTTCTCTTAAGCAAGGCATGAAGCCTCACGAGCTTGTTTTCTAG
- the LOC18784802 gene encoding FT-interacting protein 1, translated as MKLVVEVVDAHDLMPKDGEGSASPFVEVDFVNKLSRTKTVLKNLNPIWNHKLFFDIDQTQNFHHQTIEAYVYHERRSPTPGRNFLGRVRIPCSHIVTKSEKAYQRFQLEKKWFFSSVKGEIGLKVYTSLEPEPKSPPYSPPQLLEDSPSNSQQPPEHPTSSPSAPPNTESTRTNSKVLAAIPKEKVPVVDNTTVITAEFNKKVAAVALIETNSSAAAAGSSISDPAQDPKEEIKEPVEVKAETAHHIHKHQVLQQPGKSVEIQHQGFPLTMRPAQPEAHHNHQDEYELKDTNPQLGERWPNGGAHGGRGWMSGERFTSTYDLVEQMFYLFVRVVKAKDLPPSSITGSCDPYVEVKLGNYKGRTRHFERKMNPEWNQVFAFSKDRIQSSVVEVFVKDKEMIGRDDYLGRVVFDLNEVPTRVPPDSQLAPQWYRLEHRRGEGKVRGEIMLAVWMGTQADEAFPDAWHSDAAAVYGEGVFNVRSKVYVSPKLWYLRVNVIEAQDVLPNDRSRLPEVFVKAQVGNQLLRTKICPSRTANPLWNEDLVFVAAEPFEEQLVITVEDRVHPSKDEVLGKISMPIDMFEKRLDHRPVHSRWFNLEKYGFGILEPDRRKELKFSSRIHLRVCLEGGYHVLDESTMYISDQRPTARQLWKQPVGILEVGILSAQGLLPMKMKDGRGSTDAYCVAKYGQKWVRTRTILDTFNPKWNEQYTWEVYDPCTVITLGVFDNCNLGGGEKQTPAAGSAARDSRIGKVRIRLSALEAHRMYTHSYPLLVLQPNGVKKMGELQLAVRFTTLSIANMIYVYGHPLLPKMHYLHPFTVNQVDNLRYQAMNIVAVRLSRAEPPLRKEVVEYMLDVDSHMWSMRRSKANFFRIMSLLSAMFSMSRWLGDVCNWKNGVTTVLVHILFLILICYPELILPTLFVYMFLIGMWNYRFRPRHPPHMDTKLSWAETVHPDELDEEFDTFPSSRPHDIVRMRYDRIRSVAGRIQTVVGDIATQGERFQSLLSWRDTRATSLFILFCLCASVVLYVAPFRVVALVAGLYYLRHPRFRSKLPSVPSNFFRRLPARTDSLL; from the coding sequence ATGAAGCTGGTAGTTGAAGTGGTAGATGCTCATGATCTTATGCCCAAAGACGGTGAAGGGTCTGCTAGTCCATTTGTAGAAGTTGATTTTGTAAACAAGCTTAGCCGAACCAAAACTGTTTTAAAGAACCTCAACCCCATTTGGAACCACAAACTTTTCTTTGATATCGACCAAACACAAAACTTCCATCACCAAACCATTGAAGCCTATGTCTACCATGAGAGGAGATCACCTACTCCTGGCCGAAACTTCCTTGGAAGAGTAAGAATTCCTTGCTCACATATTGTCACGAAAAGTGAGAAAGCTTATCAAAGATTCCAGTTAGAAAAGAAGTGGTTTTTCTCATCCGTCAAGGGTGAGATTGGTTTAAAAGTATATACTTCACTAGAACCTGAACCAAAATCTCCTCCATATTCTCCACCACAACTACTAGAAGACTCTCCTTCTAATTCTCAACAACCTCCAGAACACCCAACTTCTAGTCCCTCTGCTCCTCCAAATACAGAAAGCACAAGAACTAATAGCAAAGTATTGGCTGCTATTCCTAAAGAAAAAGTCCCTGTAGTAGATAACACTACAGTTATCACAGCAGAATTCAACAAAAAAGTTGCTGCGGTTGCTTTGATTGAAACAAATTCTTCTGCTGCTGCAGCCGGGTCTAGCATTAGTGATCCTGCACAAGATCCAAAGGAGGAGATCAAAGAGCCAGTTGAAGTAAAAGCTGAAACAGCGCACCACATACACAAGCATCAAGTTCTGCAGCAACCAGGCAAATCAGTAGAAATACAACATCAAGGTTTCCCATTAACCATGCGGCCAGCTCAACCGGAAGCCCATCATAACCATCAAGATGAATATGAACTGAAAGACACCAACCCACAGCTTGGTGAGAGATGGCCAAATGGTGGAGCACATGGAGGAAGAGGATGGATGAGTGGTGAGAGATTTACAAGCACTTATGACCTTGTTGAACAAatgttttatctttttgttcgCGTTGTGAAAGCCAAAGACCTCCCTCCCAGCTCTATTACCGGAAGCTGTGATCCTTACGTGGAAGTAAAGCTGGGAAACTATAAGGGAAGAACAAGGCATTTTGAGAGGAAAATGAATCCAGAGTGGAACCAGGTGTTTGCTTTCTCAAAAGATCGAATTCAATCATCAGTGGTAGAAGTTTTTGTCAAAGATAAAGAGATGATTGGAAGAGATGATTATCTTGGAAGGGTGGTTTTTGACTTGAATGAGGTTCCAACCAGAGTTCCACCTGACAGCCAACTGGCTCCTCAGTGGTACAGACTAGAGCACCGCCGTGGAGAAGGGAAGGTTAGGGGTGAGATCATGCTTGCAGTTTGGATGGGAACACAGGCTGATGAAGCCTTTCCAGATGCATGGCATTCAGATGCTGCAGCTGTCTATGGGGAGGGTGTTTTTAATGTCAGATCAAAGGTATATGTATCACCAAAACTATGGTACCTGAGGGTGAATGTGATTGAAGCTCAGGATGTGCTGCCCAATGACAGAAGCCGCCTCCCAGAAGTCTTTGTCAAAGCTCAAGTTGGAAACCAATTGCTCAGGACCAAGATATGTCCAAGTCGGACTGCTAATCCATTATGGAATGAAGATTTAGTCTTTGTGGCAGCTGAGCCTTTTGAGGAGCAACTGGTTATTACAGTCGAGGATCGAGTCCACCCTTCGAAAGATGAGGTCTTGGGGAAAATAAGCATGCCAATTGACATGTTTGAGAAGCGGCTTGACCACAGGCCAGTTCATTCTCGCTGGTTCAATCTTGAGAAGTATGGTTTTGGTATCTTGGAGCCTGATAGGAGGAAGGAGCTCAAGTTTTCAAGTAGAATTCACCTGAGAGTTTGTCTTGAAGGTGGATACCATGTACTAGATGAATCAACCATGTATATAAGTGATCAAAGGCCAACAGCAAGGCAGCTTTGGAAGCAGCCTGTCGGGATTTTGGAAGTGGGCATTCTAAGTGCACAAGGGCTTCTTCCAATGAAGATGAAGGATGGCCGAGGGAGCACAGATGCTTATTGTGTAGCCAAGTATGGCCAGAAATGGGTTCGCACCAGAACAATTCTGGACACATTCAATCCTAAATGGAATGAGCAGTACACATGGGAAGTTTACGACCCCTGCACCGTGATAACATTGGGAGTTTTCGATAACTGCAACCTAGGTGGAGGTGAGAAACAAACACCTGCTGCAGGCAGTGCAGCAAGAGATTCACGAATTGGGAAGGTACGTATTCGACTGTCAGCACTTGAAGCTCATCGGATGTACACACATTCGTACCCACTCCTAGTTCTACAGCCTAATGGAGTGAAGAAAATGGGGGAGCTCCAACTAGCAGTTCGATTCACCACCCTCTCTATTGCTAACATGATATATGTTTATGGGCACCCCTTGCTGCCAAAAATGCATTACTTGCATCCTTTCACAGTGAACCAAGTCGATAATCTACGATACCAAGCCATGAATATTGTAGCAGTGAGACTTAGCAGAGCTGAGCCACCTCTTAGGAAAGAAGTGGTGGAGTACATGTTAGATGTTGATTCTCACATGTGGAGCATGAGAAGAAGCAAAGCTAACTTCTTTCGAATTATGTCACTACTTTCTGCCATGTTTTCTATGAGCCGGTGGCTTGGTGATGTATGCAATTGGAAGAACGGGGTCACCACAGTTCTTGTCCACATTCTCTTTCTGATATTGATTTGCTACCCAGAGTTGATACTTCCAACTCTTTTCGTCTACATGTTCCTCATTGGAATGTGGAACTACAGGTTCAGGCCCAGACATCCTCCTCACATGGATACCAAGCTTTCATGGGCAGAGACAGTTCACCCGGATGAGCTTGATGAAGAGTTTGACACATTTCCGAGCTCTAGACCCCACGATATAGTTCGAATGAGGTACGACAGGATCAGAAGTGTAGCAGGAAGGATACAGACAGTTGTAGGTGACATAGCAACACAAGGAGAGAGGTTTCAGTCTCTACTGAGCTGGAGAGACACAAGAGCAACCAGCCTTTTCATACTGTTTTGCCTTTGTGCATCTGTGGTTCTTTATGTGGCCCCATTTAGAGTGGTTGCTTTAGTTGCAGGGCTGTATTACTTGAGGCACCCCAGGTTCCGAAGCAAGCTGCCTTCTGTACCCAGCAATTTCTTCAGGAGATTGCCCGCTCGGACCGACAGCTTACTCTGA